NNNNNNNNNNNNNNNNNNNNNNNNNNNNNNNNNNNNNNNNNNNNNNNNNNNNNNNNNNNNNNNNNNNNNNNNNNNNNNNNNNNNNNNNNNNNNNNNNNNNNNNNNNNNNNNNNNNNNNNNNNNNNNNNNNNNNNNNNNNNNNNNNNNNNNNNNNNNNNNNNNNNNNNNNNNNNNNNNNNNNNNNNNNNNNNNNNNNNNNNNNNNNNNNNNNNNNNNNNNNNNNNNNNNNNNNNNNNNNNNNNNNNNNNNNNNNNNNNNNNNNNNNNNNNNNNNNNNNNNNNNNNNNNNNNNNNNNNNNNNNNNNNNNNNNNNNNNNNNNNNNNNNNNNNNNNNNNNNNNNNNNNNNNNNNNNNNNNNNNNNNNNNNGTTCTGCAGCACTGTGTAAACGCTCAGGAGCCCGCGGTCCAATGAGAGAACCGAGAGGTTTACAGGGTAGCCAGTCAGGTCTCTACAGTGATTCAANNNNNNNNNNNNNNNNNNNNNNNNNNNNNNNNNNNNNNNNNNNNNNNNNNNNNNNNNNNNNNNNNNNNNNNNNNNNNNNNNNNNNNNNNNNNNNNNNNNNNNNTACTCATTAGTAAGGCAGTCCAAATAGACTTGCCTTTACAGGCCTNNNNNNNNNNNNNNNNNNNNNNNNNNNNNNNNNNNNNNNNNNNNNNNNNNNNNNNNNNNNNNNNNNNNNNNNNNNNNNNNNNNNNNNNNNNNNNNNNNNATAAACTTTTGAGAAAAGTAGTTTTTTCATATNNNNNNNNNNNNNNNNNNNNNNNNNNNNNNNNNNNNNNNNNNNNNNNNNNNNNNNNNNNNNNNNNNNNNNNNNNNNNNNNNNNNNNNNNNNNNNNNNNNNNNNNNNNNNNNNNNNNNNNNNNNNNNNNNNNNNNNNNNNNNNNNNNNNNNNNNNNNNNNNNNNNNNNNNNNNNNNNNNNNNNNNNNNNNNNNNNNNNNNNNNNNNNNNNNNNNNNNNNNNNNNNNNNNNNNNNNNNNNNNNNNNNNNNNNNNNNNNNNGGCCTTATGTTCAAAGATGCGATGATGCAGCTATTATGAGATTTAGCTCACATACAGTACTTAGGCTAACAACTTGGACAAGTGAATAAGAACACATTCAAACATAAatcaaaattgattttttttcccttttgctgtaAAGTGTCCGATGGtattttgaaaaacaaacaaaaacacgaaaacaaactGGTGCGTAACGTTCTTTGACGNNNNNNNNNNNNNNNNNNNNNNNNNNNNNNNNNNNNNNNNNNNNNNNNNcattttgttgtctttgttagcTGTGGTAACTGCAGGTTAGTGTGAATTCTTCTGACATACAAGTGTTTAGGACTTTACGAATTAGGAGGGATGGGTATTCATACACGGGAAATGAATCCTTCAAAATCTTCAAAAGTTCCTGGATTAAAGTTGGACCAGGTAGAAGNNNNNNNNNNNNNNNNNNNNNNNNNNNNNNNNNNNNNNNNNNNNNNNNNNNNNNNNNNNNNNNNNNNNNNNNNNNNNNNNNNNNNNNNNNNNNNNNNNNNNNNNNNNNNNNNNNNNNNNNNNNNNNNNNNNNNNNNNNNNNNNNNNNNNNNNNNNNNNNNNNNNNNNNNNNNNNNNNNNNNNNNNNTATGAGATGAGCCACAGTATGTGCAGAAAAGTCTCATCTTCGTATCAACGGTaataaaagaaagtttaaaattattttccccccGCTTGAGCTTGTCTTTTNNNNNNNNNNNNNNNNNNNNNNNNNNNNNNNNNNNNNNNNNNNNNNNNNNNNNNNAANNNNNNNNNNNNNNNNNNNNNNNNNNNNNNNNNNNNNNNNNNNNNNNNNNNNNNNNNNNNNNNNNNNNNNNNNNNNNNNNNNNNNNNNNNNNNNNNNNNNNNNNNNNNNNNNNNNNNNNNNNNNNNNNNNNNNNNNNNNNNNNNNNNNNNNNNNNNNNNNNNNNNNNNNNNNNNNNNNNNNNNNNNNNNNNNNNNNNNNNNNNNNNNNNNNNNNNGTCGGCTGCCGTTTTATGGTTCTATGGTAAgttattttgttttccattttgcaTTTCCTATCTAAACTCATGGATTGGTGAATTGTgtgagatatgaaatatatatgatgaagtgTGTTGGAAATTCCGTGAGGAAAATAACTGCAATTTTGCACTAAATAACCTGNNNNNNNNNNNNNNNNNNNNNNNNNNNNNNNNNNNNNNNNNNNNNNNNNNNNNNNNNNNNNNNNNNNNNNNNNNNNNNNNNCGCTTTGCTTGCCTGCCCTAGATTATTGACAAACTTAGGCCACCTCAATCCcttgttctgttttatttttgtttactaacAGAACTCCCGATGTGTGCTTACCAATCACGATTGTANNNNNNNNNNNNNNNNNNNNNNNNNNNNNNNNNNNNNNNNNNNNNNNNNNNNNNNNNNNNNNNNNNNNNNNNNNNNNNNNNNNNNNNNNNNNNNNNNNNNNNNNNNNNNNNNNNNNNNNNNNNNNNNNNNNNNNNNNNNNNNNNNNNNNNNNNNNNNNNNNNNNNNNNNNNNNNNNNNNNNNNNNNNNNNNNNNNNNNNNNNNNNNNNNNNNNNNNNNNNNNNNNNNNNNNNNNNNNNNNNNNNNNNNNNNNNNNNNNNNNNNNNNNNNNNNNNNNNNNNNNNNNNNNNNNNNNNNNNNNNNNNNNNNNNNNNNNNNNNNNNNNNNNNNNNNNNNNNNNNNNNNNNNNNNNNNNNNNNNNNNNNNNNNNNNNNNNNNNNNNNNNNNNNNNNNNNNNNNNNNNNNNNNNNNNNNNNNNNNNNNNNNNNNNNNNNNNNNNNNNNNNNNNNNNNNNNNNNNNNNNNNNNNNNNNNNNNNNNNNNNNNNNNNNNNNNNNNNNNNNNNNNNNNNNNNNNNNNNNNNNNNNNNNNNNNNNNNNNNNNNNNNNNNNNNNNNNNNNNNNNNNNNNNNNNNNNNNNNNNNNNNNNNNNNNNNNNNNNNNNNNNNNNNNNNNNNNNNNNNNNNNNNNNNNNNNNNNNNNNNNNNNNNNNNNNNNNNNNNNNNNNNNNNNNNNNNNNNNNNNNNNNNNNNNNNNNNNNNNNNNNNNNNNNNNNNNNNNNNNNNNNNNNNNNNNNNNNNNNNNNNNNNNNNNNNNNNNNNNNNNNNNNNNNNNNNNNNNNNNNNNNNNNNNNNNNNNNNNNNNNNNNNNNNNNNNNNNNNNNNNNNNNNNNNNNNNNNNNNNNNNNNNNNNNNNNNNNNNNNNNNNNNNNNNNNNNNNNNNNNNNNNNNNNNNNNNNNNNNNNNNNNNNNNNNNNNNNNNNNNNNNNNNNNNNNNNNNNNNNNNNNNNNNNNNNNNNNNNNNNNNNNNNNNNNNNNNNNNNNNNNNNNNNNNNNNNNNNNNNNNNNNNNNNNNNNNNNNNNNNNNNNNNNNNNNNNNNNNNNNNNNNNNNNNNNNNNNNNNNNNNNNNNNNNNNNNNNNNNNNNNNNNNNNNNNNNNNNNNNNNNNNNNNNNNNNNNNNNNNNNNNNNNNNNNNNNNNNNNNNNNNNNNNNNNNNNNNNNNNNNNNNNNNNNNNNNNNNNNNNNNNNNNNNNNNNNNNNNNNNNNNNNNNNNNNNNNNNNNNNNNNNNNNNNNNNNNNNNNNNNNNNNNNNNNNNNNNNNNNNNNNNNNNNNNNNNNNNNNNNNNNNNNNNNNNNNNNNNNNNNNNNNNNNNNNNNNNNNNNNNNNNNNNNNNNNNNNNNNNNNNNNNNNNNNNNNNNNNNNNNNNNNNNNNNNNNNNNNNNNNNNNNNNNNNNNNNNNNNNNNNNNNNNNNNNNNNNNNNNNNNNNNNNNNNNNNNNNNNNNNNNNNNNNNNNNNNNNNNNNNNNNNNNNNNNNNNNNNNNNNNNNNNNNNNNNNNNNNNNNNNNNNNNNNNNNNNNNNNNNNNNNNNNNNNNNNNNNNNNNNNNNNNNNNNNNNNNNNNNNNNNNNNNNNNNNNNNNNNNNNNNNNNNNNATAATCATTCCNNNNNNNNNNNNNNNNNNNNNNNNNNNNNNNNNNNNNNNNNNNNNNNNNNNNNNNNNNNNNNNNNNNNNNNNNNNNNNNNNNNNNNNNNNNNNNNNNNNNNNNNNNNNNNNNNNNNNNNNNNNNNNNNNNNNNNNNNNNNNNNNNNNNNNNNNNNNNNNNNNNNNNNNNNNNNNNNNNNNNNNNNNNNNNNNNNNNNNNNNNNNNNNNNNNNNNNNNNNNNNNNNNNNNNNNNNNNNNNNNNNNNNNNNNNNNNNNNNNNNNNNNNNNNNNNNNNNNNNNNNNNNNNNNNNNNNNNNNNNNNNNNNNNNNNNNNNNNNNNNNNNNNNNNNNNNNNNNNNNNNNNNNNNNNNNNtgtagtgaactctatattttttctatgttttaaatgtaagCNNNNNNNNNNNNNNNNNNNNNNNNNNNNNNNNNNNNNNNNNNNNNNNNNNNNNNNNNNNNNNNNNNNNNNNNNNNNNNNNNNNNNNNNNNNNNNNNNNNNNNNNNNNNNNNNNNNNNNNNNNNNNNNNNNNNNNNNNNNNNNNNNNNNNNNNNNNNNNNNNNNNNNNNNNNNNNNNNNNNNNNNNNNNNNNNNNNNNNNNNNNNNNNNNNNNNNNNNNNNNNNNNNNNNNNNNNNNNNNNNNNNNNNNNNNNNNNNNNNNNNNNNNNNNNNNNNNNNNNNNNNNNNNNNNNNNNNNNNNNNNNNNNNNNNNNNNNNNNNNNNNNNNNNNNNNNNNNNNNNNNNNNNNNNNNNNNNNNNNNNNNNNNNNNNNNNNNNNNNNNNNNNNNNNNNNNNNNNNNNNNNNNNNNNNNNNNNNNNNNNNNNNNNNNNNNNNNNNNNNNNNNNNNNNNNNNNNNNNNNNNNNNNNNNNNNNNNNNNNNNNNNNNNNNNNNNNNNNNNNNNNNNNNNNNNNNNNNNNNNNNNNNNNNNNNNNNNNNNNNNNNNNNNNNNNNNNNNNNNNNNNNNNNNNNNNNNNNNNNNNNNNNNNNNNNNNNNNNNNNNNNNNNNNNNNNNNNNNNNNNNNNNNNNNNNNNNNNNNNNNNNNNNNNNNNNNNNNNNNNNNNNNNNNNNNNNNNNNNNNNNNNNNNNNNNNNNNNNNNNNNNNNNNNNNNNNNNNNNNNNNNNNNNNNNNNNNNNNNNNNNNNNNNNNNNNNNNNNNNNNNNNNNNNNNNNNNNNNNNNNNNNNNNNNNNNNNNNNNNNNNNNNNNNNNNNNNNNNNNNNNNNNNNNNNNNNNNNNNNNNNNNNNNNNNNNNNNNNNNNNNNNNNNNNNNNNNNNNNNNNNNNNNNNNNNNNNNNNNNNNNNNNNNNNNNNNNNNNNNNNNNNNNNNNNNNNNNNNNNNNNNNNNNNNNNNNNNNNNNNNNNNNNNNNNNNNNNNNNNNNNNNNNNNNNNNNNNNNNNNNNNNNNNNNNNNNNNNNNNNNNNNNNNNNNNNNNNNNTTCCCGCTNNNNNNNNNNNNNNNNNNNNNNNNNNNNNNNNNNNNNNNNNNNNNNNNNNNNNNNNNNNNNNNNNNNNNNNNNNNNNNNNNNNNNNNNNNNNNNNNNNNNNNNNNNNNNNNNNNNNNNNNNNNNNNNNNNNNNNNNNNNNNNNNNNNNNNNNNNNNNNNNNNNNNNNNNNNNNNNNNNNNNNNNNNNNNNNNNNNNNNNNNNNNNNNNNNNNNNNNNNNNNNNNNNNNNNNNNNNNNNNNNNNNNNNNNNNNNNNNNNNNNNNNNNNNNNNNNNNNNNNNNNNNNNNNNNNNNNNNNNNNNNNNNNNNNNNNNNNNNNNNNNNNNNNNNNNNNNNNNNNNNNNNNNNNNNNNNNNNNNNNNNNNNNNNNNNNNNNNNNNNNNNNNNNNNNNNNNNNNNNNNNNNNNNNNNNNNNNNNNNNNNNNNNNNNNNNNNNNNNNNNNNNNNNNNNNNNNNNNNNNNNNNNNNNNNNNNNNNNNNNNNNNNNNNNNNNNNNNNNNNNNNNNNNNNNNNNNNNNNNNNNNNNNNNNNNNNNNNNNNNNNNNNNNNNNNNNNNNNNNNNNNNNNNNNNNNNNNNNNNNNNNNNNNNNNNNNNNNNNNNNNNNNNNNNNNNNNNNNNNNNNNNNNNNNNNNNNNNNNNNNNNNNNNNNNNNNNNNNNNNNNNNNNNNNNNNNNNNNNNNNNNNNNNNNNNNNNNNNNNNNNNNNNNNNNNNNNNNNNNNNNNNNNNNNNNNNNNNNNNNNNNNNNNNNNNNNNNNNNNNNNNNNNNNNNNNNNNNNNNNNNNNNNNNNNNNNNNNNNNNNNNNNNNNNNNNNNNNNNNNNNNNNNNNNNNNNNNNNNNNNNNNNNNNNNNNNNNNNNNNNNNNNNNNNNNNNNNNNNNNNNNNNNNNNNNNNNNNNNNNNNNNNNNNNNNNNNNNNNNNNNNNNNNNNNNNNNNNNNNNNNNNNNNNNNNNNNNNNNNNNNNNNNNNNNNNNNNNNNNNNNNNNNNNNNNNNNNNNNNNNNNNNNNNNNNNNNNNNNNNNNNNNNNNNNNNNNNNNNNNNNNNNNNNNNNNNNNNNNNNNNNNNNNNNNNNNNNNNNNNNNNNNNNNNNNNNNNNNNNNNNNNNNNNNNNNNNNNNNNNNNNNNNNNNNNNNNNNNNNNNNNNNNNNNNNNNNNNNNNNNNNNNNNNNNNNNNNNNNNNNNNNNNNNNNNNNNNNNNNNNNNNNNNNNNNNNNNNNNNNNNNNNNNNNNNNNNNNNNNNNNNNNNNNNNNNNNNNNNNNNNNNNNNNNNNNNNNNNNNNNNNNNNNNNNNNNNNNNNNNNNNNNNNNNNNNNNNNNNNNNNNNNNNNNNNNNNNNNNNNNNNNNNNNNNNNNNNNNNNNNNNNNNNNNNNNNNNNNNNNNNNNNNNNNNNNNNNNNNNNNNNNNNNNNNNNNNNNNNNNNNNNNNNNNNNNNNNNNNNNNNNNNNNNNNNNNNNNNNNNNNNNNNNNNNNNNNNNNNNNNNNNNNNNNNNNNNNNNNNNNNNNNNNNNNNNNNNNNNNNNNNNNNNNNNNNNNNNNNNNNNNNNNNNNNNNNNNNNNNNNNNNNNNNNNNNNNNNNNNNNNNNNNNNNNNNNNNNNNNNNNNNNNNNNNNNNNNNNNNNNNNNNNNNNNNNNNNNNNNNNNNNNNNNNNNNNNNNNNNNNNNNNNNNNNNNNNNNNNNNNNNNNNNNNNNNNNNNNNNNNNNNNNNNNNNNNNNNNNNNNNNNNNNNNNNNNNNNNNNNNNNNNNNNNNNNNNNNNNNNNNNNNNNNNNNNNNNNNNNNNNNNNNNNNNNNNNNNNNNNNNNNNNNNNNNNNNNNNNNNNNNNNNNNNNNNNNNNNNNNNNNNNNNNNNNNNNNNNNNNNNNNNNNNNNNNNNNNNNNNNNNNNNNNNNNNNNNNNNNNNNNNNNNNNNNNNNNNNNNNNNNNNNNNNNNNNNNNNNNNNNNNNNNNNNNNNNNNNNNNNNNNNNNNNNNNNNNNNNNNNNNNNNNNNNNNNNNNNNNNNNNNNNNNNNNNNNNNNNNNNNNNNNNNNNNNNNNNNNNNNNNNNNNNNNNNNNNNNNNNNNNNNNNNNNNNNNNNNNNNNNNNNNNNTTCCGACAGAGGAGACTTACGTAACCGACGAGACATTTCCAATTTCGGAGGTGCTATTTTCGAAAAATAACAAGTGGAAAGTGAAAAGTAAAGCTTAAATAAATGTTCTGAAATTGCAACTTATATAGAATGGGGATCAAAATGCCTTAAATATCAGACAAAAAGGTCCTTGCAATACAACACTCAATGTCATGTATACTTTTACTCCCATAGGGTATATTTACCANNNNNNNNNNNNNNNNNNNNNNNNNNNNNNNNNNNNNNNNNNNNNNNNNNNNNNNNNNNNNNNNNNNNNNNNNNNNNNNNNNNNNCAGCATACTTATGCTCTTCAACNNNNNNNNNNNNNNNNNNNNNNNNNNNNNNNNNNNNNNNNNNNNNNNNNNNNNNNNNNNNNNNNNNNNNNNNNNNNNNNNNNNNNNNNNNNNNNNNNNNNNNNNNNNNNNNNNNNNNNNNNNNNNNNNNNNNNNNNNNNNNNNNNNNNNNNNNNNNNNNNNNNNNNNNNNNNNNNNNNNNNNNNNNNNNNNNNNNNNNNNNNNNNNNNNNNTTATACAAGGGTTTTCATTATTCaatactgtaaaaaaatatttNNNNNNNNNNNNNNNNNNNNNNNNNNNNNNNNNNNNNNNNNNNNNNNNNNNNNNNNNNCACATATAGGTCTAACATATAATGGAATCTCAGTATTATTTCCTACGAAAAATCTGGAAAACAATTCCTGTAAACTTTGTACTGATAAAACCGTTTCCTACTACGTCCATATNNNNNNNNNNNNNNNNNNNNNNNNNNNNNNNNNNNNNNNNNNNNNNNNNNNNNNNNNNNNNNNNNNNNNNNNNNNNNNNNNNNNNNNNNNNNNNNNNNNNNNNNNNNNNNNNNNNNNNNNNNNNNNNNNNNNNNNNNNNNNNNNNNNNNNNNNNNNNNNNNNNNNNNNNNNNNNNNNNNNNNNNNNNNNNNNNNNNNNNNNNNNNNNNNNNNNNNNNNNNNNNNNNNNNNNNNNNNNNNNNNNNNNNNNNNNNNNNNNNNNNNNNNNNNNNNNNNNNNNNNNNNNNNNNNNNNNNNNNNNNNNNNNNNNNNNNNNNNNNNNNNNNNNNNNNNNNNNNNNNNNNNNNNNNNNNNNNNNNNNNNNNNNNNNNNNNNNNNNNNNNNNNNNNNNNNNNNNNNNNNNNNNNNNNNNNNNNNNNNNNNNNNNNNNNNNNNNNNNNNNNNNNNNNNNNNNNNNNNNNNNNNNNNNNNNNNNNNNNNNNNNNNNNNNNNNNNNNNNNNNNNNNNNNNNNNNNNNNNNNNNNNNNNNNNNNNNNNNNNNNNNNNNNNNNNNNNNNNNNNNNNNNNNNNNNNNNNNNNNNNNNNNNNNNNNNNNNNNNNNNNNNNNNNNNNNNNNNNNNNNNNNNNNNNNNNNNNNNNNNNNNNNNNNNNNNNNNNNNNNNNNNNNNNNNNNNNNNNNNNNNNNNNNNNNNNNNNNNNNNNNNNNNNNNNNNNNNNNNNNNNNNNNNNNNNNNNNNNNNNNNNNNNNNNNNNNNNNNNNNNNNNNNNNNNNNNNNNNNNNNNNNNNNNNNNNNNNNNNNNNNNNNNNNNNNNNNNNNNNNNNNNNNNNNNNNNNNNNNNNNNNNNNNNNNNNNNNNNNNNNNNNNNNNNNNNNNNNNNNNNNNNNNNNNNNNNNNNNNNNNNNNNNNNNNNNNNNNNNNNNTAAGTGTATCAGGCCTCAAGATGCCCACAAAGATTTGGGGATGCGGCAGGGACTGGAAAATGACAGCGAGGTCTCCTAAACGTTTGTCTTGCTCATGCCGACATGCTATGTCTACAGTTCATATTAGATGGAATGCTAATACGTCAACATCTTATGcggacattataatcattcaagTGAAATACTTCTGGTAATGAAatgtattttctccctctctctctcataatcgatgatattaataatagtttaaGCTATAGAATACCAACCATTTACCAATCAATCATTGCCTCCGGATTCGATTTTAATTCCATATTACATTCCATCCTCTccgctctccttttccttcccaaaaTCCCGTTTTCCATTACTTCGGAAATGACGAACACTGTGCCATTTGTAGGTGAATTATGGAAACACAAGCCAAGTTGTAGGCGTAAGGCATGCTTCTACTCGCGAAATGTTTTATGGCAAATTTGGaatttagaaatattaataagaaacTAAAGACATATGTTGCTCAGTAGTGCTTATTTTCAAATAAATACTGTAActttctgtattatcattatggttcttATTAAAAATTCATAGACCTGAAAGCAGGTATACAACCACTGTGAAGATACCTTTTTGATACATTTTCATATAACAGGGGAAAGGAACTAtctttatttaaacattttttatttgctttgcaGAAATTAACAAGCCATATATCTTGACTCTCAATAACAAAGTAATCTTTTCATAACCTCCAATGATGGTGAGTATACTAATCATGTTGGATATATTCGCCATGATTGAAGACCTTAACTTGGATGTGACCGAAGTTGGGAAGATCTTCGAATACACGTTCGTCGGGAACCTTGCGATCCAGAGGGTAGCCATGTGGGCGATTGTCAGGGTACTTTCCATGGGAGCCGTAGTGATTGAATTCGGTATTTTCGTGGAGGCCATCCACTGCTGCATCGGCTGCGCCATCAGTCACCGCTACAACAAGATCGAATTCCAGACCCTGTTCATTACCCTTAGGGAGAAGGAATCGATTAGGAATACCAGTTGCACTCTCGAAATCTGTAAGtccagagtctgcacctcccaaGGCTTCTTTGGTCTTCTCGAAGAGAGTTGCGAAACTAGGCACATCAGGCACAGTAACAGCAGATTCCGAGGATTTACGTTCGAAATGGTGTGTTCCAGCAGGCACtgtagaaatgaaatgaaagttaAGGGGNNNNNNNNNNNNNNNNNNNNNNNNNNNNNNNNNNNNNNNNNNNNNNNNagaaaaaaaaagtagttgtAATATTAAACAGACCATACTGCTTGATCAACAAGTGAAAATTCATTAAATATTTGAccagataaataacaatatagtatTAAAGGAGCAAAGCAAACCATAAAGTACTCACACTTGACCCAGAACTTATCCAGTTCAATAGCATTCCAACGGCCTTCGTCGAAGGTGAATTCAATACCATTATTGTCTAGGTGAGGCCAGGCGAAAATGCGAACGGTAGCTAGAACTTCCTGGCCCTTGTTATTGCTAACATCAATCTTAATTTTAAAGTCCTTATGATTCAGACGAGGCACGTAAGTAGAAATTTCTACATCTGCAATTTGTTCAGTGTCATCAACGGCATTAATGAGATTGTATTCAAAGTCCTCAAAGTAGGTCTCTAGTTCACCTTCAATTGCTACTTTGTCTACACTTACACCGGCAAATGTTAGTTCTTCCACGGTGTATGGAGGGAGACTGTCCTTGTGTTCCTTGAAGATGTTATCCATGTATTTATGCAGCCTAAAGAAGCTAGGATCACGGGTGGCAGTTTCAAAGTGTTCCAGCACACCAGGGGGTAAATCATATTTTCCATGTGGATCACTCTGTCGACCAAGTACAATGTGAGCAGTATTATGCAAGGCTCCATAGTACTGCACATTAGGGCTGTACACAGATGATTCAATAACATCTCCA
This region of Penaeus monodon isolate SGIC_2016 chromosome 27, NSTDA_Pmon_1, whole genome shotgun sequence genomic DNA includes:
- the LOC119590768 gene encoding hemocyanin C chain-like isoform X2: MRDLKDNRLLQQRHWFSLFNPRQREEALMLFDVLIHCKDWDTFVSNAAYFRQIMNEGEFVYALYVAVIHSPLAEHVVLPPLYEVTPHLFTNSEVIEAAYRAKQTQKPGKFKSSFTGTKKNPEQRVAYFGEDIGMNTHHVTWHMEFPFWWDDKYSHHLDRKGENFFWVHHQLTVRFDAERLSNYLDPVDELHWEKPIVQGFAPHTTYKYGGQFPSRPDNVNFEDVDGVARIRDLLIVESRIRDAIAHGYIVDRAGNHIDIMNERGIDVLGDVIESSVYSPNVQYYGALHNTAHIVLGRQSDPHGKYDLPPGVLEHFETATRDPSFFRLHKYMDNIFKEHKDSLPPYTVEELTFAGVSVDKVAIEGELETYFEDFEYNLINAVDDTEQIADVEISTYVPRLNHKDFKIKIDVSNNKGQEVLATVRIFAWPHLDNNGIEFTFDEGRWNAIELDKFWVKLPAGTHHFERKSSESAVTVPDVPSFATLFEKTKEALGGADSGLTDFESATGIPNRFLLPKGNEQGLEFDLVVAVTDGAADAAVDGLHENTEFNHYGSHGKYPDNRPHGYPLDRKVPDERVFEDLPNFGHIQVKVFNHGEYIQHD